In Kangiella koreensis DSM 16069, a single window of DNA contains:
- the apbC gene encoding iron-sulfur cluster carrier protein ApbC, translated as MLTEQQIHDALSQLKLSQLNTDLISANALKKTDIDGDKVTLTIKLGFPMGNYQQELEREVTEYLKAQFPEIKPQVKVSWRVEAHAHPAKVQAMPDIKNIIAVASGKGGVGKSTTSVNLALALSHLGANVGILDADIYGPSIPIMLGLQGKHPESTDKKTILPVENHGLQSMSIGYLVKPEQAMVWRGPMASGALQQLINDTQWRDLDYLIIDLPPGTGDIQLTMAQKIPVTAAVVVTTPQDIALADARKAVTMFNKVSVPVLGVVENMAMHTCSNCGHQEHIFGAGGGDKLAQEIGVELLGSLPLALTIREQADSGKPTVVADPSTAESHLYLDIAQRIAAKLSLQEKEFRADFPTITIDNN; from the coding sequence ATGCTCACTGAACAGCAGATCCACGATGCCCTGAGCCAACTCAAGCTCAGTCAATTGAATACCGATTTAATCAGCGCTAATGCACTAAAAAAGACCGATATTGATGGTGATAAGGTTACTTTGACCATTAAATTGGGCTTTCCAATGGGTAATTATCAGCAAGAATTAGAGCGTGAAGTCACTGAATACCTCAAAGCTCAGTTTCCCGAGATTAAACCTCAAGTTAAGGTTTCCTGGCGGGTAGAAGCCCACGCTCATCCGGCTAAAGTGCAAGCCATGCCTGATATTAAGAATATTATCGCGGTGGCGTCTGGTAAGGGCGGTGTTGGGAAATCGACAACTTCCGTCAACTTGGCGTTAGCTTTAAGTCATTTGGGCGCTAATGTTGGCATTTTAGATGCAGATATCTATGGGCCAAGCATTCCGATTATGCTCGGATTGCAGGGCAAGCACCCGGAAAGTACCGATAAGAAGACCATTCTGCCAGTTGAAAATCATGGCCTGCAGTCCATGTCGATTGGCTACCTGGTCAAGCCTGAGCAAGCTATGGTGTGGCGTGGCCCAATGGCCAGTGGTGCGCTTCAACAATTGATTAACGATACCCAATGGCGTGATCTTGATTACTTGATTATCGACTTGCCGCCGGGCACTGGAGATATTCAATTGACCATGGCACAGAAAATCCCTGTTACAGCAGCGGTTGTGGTTACTACGCCGCAAGATATTGCACTGGCCGATGCACGCAAAGCGGTGACTATGTTTAACAAGGTTTCAGTACCGGTTTTAGGTGTGGTTGAAAATATGGCAATGCATACCTGCTCAAATTGCGGTCATCAGGAACATATTTTTGGCGCTGGTGGTGGAGACAAGTTGGCGCAGGAGATTGGTGTTGAGCTATTGGGCAGTTTGCCATTAGCTTTAACCATTCGTGAGCAGGCTGATAGTGGTAAGCCGACCGTGGTTGCCGACCCATCAACTGCAGAAAGTCACCTGTATCTTGACATAGCGCAACGCATTGCTGCTAAATTATCGTTACAAGAGAAAGAGTTTAGAGCAGACTTTCCAACAATCACAATTGATAACAACTGA
- the dcd gene encoding dCTP deaminase, whose protein sequence is MTIKADKWIRRMAESDGMIEPFEPGQVRYNGDNRIVSYGTSSYGYDVRCSDEFKIFTNINSAIVDPKAFDQNSFVDVKSDVCIIPPNSFALARTIEYFRIPRNVLTICLGKSTYARCGIIVNVTPLEPEWEGHVTLEFSNTTPLPAKIYANEGVAQMLFYESDEVCETSYKDRGGKYQGQRGVTLPKT, encoded by the coding sequence ATGACAATTAAAGCTGATAAGTGGATCCGCAGAATGGCGGAGAGCGATGGGATGATTGAACCGTTTGAGCCTGGACAGGTTCGTTACAATGGCGATAACCGTATTGTGTCTTATGGTACTTCAAGCTATGGCTATGACGTGCGTTGCTCTGACGAGTTTAAGATTTTCACGAACATTAACTCCGCGATTGTTGATCCGAAAGCCTTTGATCAAAACAGCTTTGTTGATGTGAAAAGCGATGTTTGTATTATTCCACCCAACTCCTTTGCACTGGCACGCACGATTGAGTATTTCCGTATTCCACGAAATGTCTTAACCATTTGTTTGGGTAAATCGACTTACGCACGCTGCGGTATTATCGTTAACGTGACGCCACTTGAGCCTGAGTGGGAAGGGCATGTAACACTCGAGTTCTCCAACACTACACCACTTCCTGCGAAAATTTATGCTAATGAAGGTGTGGCGCAGATGCTGTTCTACGAGTCAGACGAAGTGTGCGAAACCTCATATAAAGATCGCGGAGGCAAGTATCAGGGACAACGTGGGGTTACTCTTCCAAAAACCTAG
- the purN gene encoding phosphoribosylglycinamide formyltransferase, translated as MSNIVVLISGNGSNLQAIIDSVQNGAIDGCVSAVISNKPDVYGLERAEKAGIPAIAVDHSQFSSRSDFEQALIQTIDQYQPNLVVLAGFMRILSSEFVQHYLGTMLNIHPSLLPKYPGLNTHKRVLENGDKEHGTSVHFVTAELDGGPIIAQRSFHVTADDNEESLQKKIQQQEHKLYPEVVSWFCSGRLQFKDGKAWLDQQPVSIL; from the coding sequence ATGTCCAACATCGTTGTTCTCATTTCCGGCAACGGAAGCAATCTACAAGCAATTATCGATAGCGTCCAAAACGGCGCTATCGATGGCTGCGTATCTGCCGTAATTAGCAATAAACCTGATGTCTACGGGCTTGAGCGCGCTGAGAAGGCAGGTATTCCGGCAATTGCCGTCGACCATTCCCAATTTTCCAGTCGCTCTGATTTTGAGCAGGCTCTGATACAAACCATTGATCAGTACCAACCGAATTTGGTTGTATTGGCTGGATTTATGCGTATTCTTAGTTCAGAGTTTGTTCAGCATTACTTAGGCACAATGCTTAACATCCATCCCTCTTTATTACCGAAGTATCCAGGACTCAACACACATAAAAGAGTGTTAGAGAATGGTGATAAGGAACACGGAACCAGTGTACACTTTGTAACGGCCGAGCTGGATGGTGGCCCAATCATTGCACAACGGAGTTTCCATGTTACAGCAGATGACAACGAAGAAAGTTTGCAGAAAAAAATTCAACAGCAAGAACACAAGCTATATCCCGAAGTGGTTAGCTGGTTCTGTAGCGGTCGACTGCAATTCAAAGATGGTAAGGCCTGGCTCGACCAACAACCTGTTAGCATTCTATAA
- a CDS encoding DUF3108 domain-containing protein produces the protein MPAEHESTSLRAVKPYSIQYKVMHDGDKVGTATRKLEQLSNGQWQSSMESDISYYLLSDERRETSRFEIVDEIIRPLHYQSLADTSFRSDRILIQKFDWDAMREQGSYEGKKWNMQLQEGLLDPLTEVLAVRETLLAQKPLQAIDISYRGGIRHHEFKVVGEETLKLKSGDIRTAKLQLIEKNGTRITNFWFAIDHEMLLVQIQRIKDGEEEAKLVATSWEL, from the coding sequence GTGCCAGCCGAACACGAAAGCACTTCTCTGAGAGCCGTTAAACCCTACTCTATACAATACAAAGTAATGCATGATGGCGACAAAGTTGGAACCGCGACACGCAAACTCGAGCAGCTAAGTAATGGCCAATGGCAATCCTCTATGGAGTCAGATATCAGTTACTATTTGCTTTCAGACGAACGTCGAGAAACCAGTCGCTTCGAAATAGTAGATGAGATCATTCGTCCACTTCATTACCAAAGTCTGGCTGACACCAGCTTCCGTTCAGACAGAATCCTGATTCAAAAATTTGACTGGGACGCGATGCGTGAACAAGGGTCATATGAGGGTAAAAAGTGGAACATGCAGCTACAGGAAGGCCTGCTCGATCCTCTCACAGAAGTTTTAGCGGTAAGAGAAACTCTGTTGGCCCAAAAGCCTCTGCAAGCAATCGACATCAGCTATCGAGGTGGTATTCGTCATCATGAATTTAAAGTGGTGGGCGAAGAAACTCTGAAATTAAAATCAGGAGACATTCGAACTGCTAAACTACAGCTCATTGAAAAAAATGGTACGCGCATAACTAACTTCTGGTTTGCGATTGACCATGAAATGTTGCTGGTCCAAATCCAACGAATTAAAGATGGTGAAGAAGAAGCAAAGTTAGTAGCGACAAGCTGGGAACTTTAA
- the metG gene encoding methionine--tRNA ligase, producing the protein MSSQRKILVTSALPYANGDIHIGHLLEYVQTDIWVRFQKSRGHQCIYVCADDTHGTPVMLRAQKEGKTPEDFIKESHQAHEQDFADCLIGFDNFHSTHSPESKELTQGIYLKLKENGHISSKTINQLFDPEKEMFLPDRFVKGTCPKCGSEDQYGDNCDACGATYSPTELKNPKSAVSGATPILKESEHFFFDLKGFEGFLREWLGADGHVQSEVQNKMNEWLDDLRQWDISRDAPYFGWEIPGEKGKYFYVWLDAPIGYMASFKNLCDKRDDLNFDEFWGKDSDAEVYHFIGKDIIYFHTLFWPSVLDGAGYRTPSAVWAHGFVTVNGQKMSKSKGTFIKARTYLNHFRPEFLRYYYAAKLSNRIDDFDLNLEDFVQRVNSDLVGKLVNIASRCAGFITKQFDSNLSDSIIEPELIKQFTEASDELAQHYENRDFGRAVKHIMALADKANAYIANEEPWNLVKNDETKERAHQVCSLGINMFKILTAYLAPVLPELAGKVQDFLKLDSLKWASAQDVLTGHEINKFKPMMQRIDMKQVEAMIEDSKEDLEAEVKPEAQLDDPIKDEIQFGDFDKIDLRIAKIAKAEHVEGADKLLKLQLDLGNGVTKQVFAGIKAAYDPADLQGKLTVMVANLAPRKMKFGMSEGMVLAAGPGGKDLWILNPDEGAQPGMRVK; encoded by the coding sequence ATGAGCTCACAACGCAAAATTCTTGTTACCAGCGCCCTTCCCTATGCCAATGGCGATATCCATATTGGTCACCTGCTGGAATATGTGCAAACCGACATTTGGGTTCGCTTCCAGAAGTCTCGTGGACACCAGTGTATCTATGTCTGTGCTGACGATACCCATGGCACCCCGGTCATGCTGCGCGCACAAAAAGAAGGCAAGACACCGGAAGACTTTATTAAAGAAAGTCATCAGGCGCACGAACAGGACTTTGCTGACTGTCTGATTGGTTTTGATAATTTTCACAGCACCCACAGCCCAGAATCGAAAGAACTGACTCAAGGCATATACCTCAAGCTGAAAGAAAATGGTCATATCAGCTCTAAAACCATCAACCAGTTATTCGACCCAGAGAAGGAAATGTTCCTACCGGATCGCTTCGTAAAAGGCACTTGCCCAAAATGTGGCTCGGAAGACCAATACGGCGACAACTGCGATGCATGCGGTGCAACCTATAGCCCGACGGAACTAAAAAATCCAAAATCAGCAGTATCCGGCGCAACGCCAATCCTTAAAGAGTCAGAGCATTTTTTCTTTGACCTGAAAGGCTTCGAAGGCTTCTTGCGCGAATGGTTAGGCGCCGACGGACACGTTCAATCAGAAGTACAGAACAAAATGAACGAATGGCTGGATGATTTGCGCCAATGGGATATTTCTCGCGATGCGCCCTACTTCGGATGGGAAATTCCAGGCGAGAAAGGCAAATACTTCTACGTCTGGCTGGATGCCCCGATTGGTTACATGGCCAGCTTCAAAAACTTGTGTGACAAGCGCGATGATTTGAATTTTGATGAATTCTGGGGTAAAGACAGCGACGCCGAGGTTTATCACTTCATCGGTAAAGACATTATTTATTTCCACACCCTGTTCTGGCCATCGGTTTTAGATGGCGCAGGCTACCGCACACCAAGTGCAGTTTGGGCGCACGGTTTTGTAACCGTTAATGGTCAGAAGATGTCGAAATCTAAAGGCACCTTCATCAAGGCGCGTACTTACCTGAATCACTTCCGTCCCGAGTTTTTACGTTATTACTACGCAGCGAAACTATCGAATCGCATTGATGACTTCGACTTAAATCTCGAAGACTTCGTCCAGCGTGTTAATTCCGACTTGGTTGGAAAATTAGTCAATATCGCCAGCCGCTGCGCAGGCTTTATCACCAAACAGTTCGATAGCAATTTAAGCGACAGCATCATTGAGCCGGAACTTATCAAGCAATTCACTGAAGCATCAGATGAATTAGCTCAGCATTATGAGAACCGTGACTTTGGTCGCGCAGTTAAGCACATCATGGCGCTGGCCGACAAAGCCAATGCATACATCGCCAATGAAGAGCCGTGGAATCTGGTCAAGAATGATGAGACTAAAGAGCGTGCCCATCAGGTGTGCAGTCTTGGCATCAATATGTTTAAAATTCTGACCGCTTACCTTGCCCCCGTGCTTCCAGAGTTAGCGGGTAAAGTGCAAGACTTCTTAAAGCTAGACAGCTTGAAGTGGGCAAGCGCACAAGACGTTTTAACCGGGCACGAAATCAATAAATTCAAACCAATGATGCAACGCATCGATATGAAACAGGTCGAAGCTATGATTGAAGATTCGAAAGAAGATTTGGAAGCTGAAGTAAAACCTGAAGCACAGTTAGATGATCCGATTAAGGACGAAATCCAGTTCGGTGATTTTGATAAGATTGATTTACGTATCGCCAAAATCGCCAAAGCAGAGCACGTGGAAGGTGCGGATAAATTACTTAAGCTACAACTGGACTTAGGCAATGGCGTTACCAAGCAAGTTTTTGCCGGCATTAAAGCCGCCTACGATCCAGCGGATTTACAAGGTAAACTAACCGTGATGGTCGCCAACCTTGCGCCACGCAAGATGAAGTTTG